A genomic region of Pseudoalteromonas piscicida contains the following coding sequences:
- the lptB gene encoding LPS export ABC transporter ATP-binding protein: MSELKATGLAKSYKGRQVVKNVGLSVQAGSIVGLLGPNGAGKTTTFYMIVGLVPSDKGFIQIDDEDITLLPMHSRARLGIGYLPQESSIFRKLTVYQNLMAILETRKDLSKVEREAELNELLDEFNIQHIRDSQGMALSGGERRRVEIARALAANPKFILLDEPFAGVDPISVLDIKTIIEHLKNRGIGVLITDHNVRETLDVCEKAYIVSHGELIAAGTPEHVLADQTVRDVYLGEQFKL, encoded by the coding sequence ATGAGCGAGCTCAAAGCAACTGGTCTAGCAAAGAGTTATAAAGGCCGCCAGGTCGTCAAAAATGTTGGCTTAAGTGTTCAAGCTGGCAGCATTGTAGGCTTATTGGGCCCGAATGGCGCAGGTAAAACCACGACCTTTTATATGATTGTAGGGTTAGTACCAAGCGACAAAGGTTTTATTCAGATTGATGACGAAGATATCACTTTGCTACCAATGCACAGCCGCGCGCGACTTGGTATTGGTTATCTACCGCAAGAGTCTTCGATCTTTAGAAAACTCACGGTCTATCAAAATTTGATGGCGATTTTAGAAACTCGAAAAGACTTATCTAAAGTTGAAAGAGAAGCTGAACTAAACGAGTTACTGGATGAGTTTAATATCCAACACATTCGCGACTCACAGGGCATGGCATTGTCGGGAGGCGAAAGAAGACGCGTAGAAATTGCTCGCGCTTTAGCCGCTAACCCTAAGTTTATCCTGTTAGATGAACCTTTTGCTGGTGTTGATCCTATTTCGGTGTTAGATATAAAGACAATCATAGAGCACCTAAAAAACCGCGGTATCGGTGTGCTAATCACCGATCATAACGTTAGAGAAACACTGGACGTATGTGAAAAAGCCTACATCGTTTCACATGGTGAGTTAATCGCTGCAGGCACGCCAGAACATGTTTTGGCAGATCAAACCGTAAGAGATGTCTACCTAGGCGAACAATTCAAGCTATAG
- a CDS encoding RNA polymerase factor sigma-54 — MRQSLQLRMGQQLTMTPQLQQAIRLLQLSTLDLQQEIQKALDSNPLLEVEEGDNTDGENTDQHSQEKSSADDNQDSSDEVQVSDYEIDSDTAMSKDTVSDDLAMDVTWDEYMSAAPAASSGPLPDDDNVYQGETSESLHDYLMWQLELTPFSPTDRAIAIAIIEAVDLSGILTLSCEDILESINDESSEEPVELDEVEAVLKRIQLFDPVGIAARSLQECLCIQLNQFAPDTPWIAETKMILTEHIDLLASRDYRTLAKKTRLKEADLKEVMTLIHSLNPKPAASIIHEEPEYVIPDVSVKKVKGRWVVELNPDAMPKIRVNDHYAAMSRTAKSSTDSQFIRSHLQEAKWFIKSLESRNDTLLKVTNCIVQQQQAFFEYGPEAMRPMVLNDVAEMVEMHESTISRVTTQKYMHTPRGIFELKYFFSSHVSTENGGECSSTAIRALIKKLIAAENTAKPLSDSKIADILAEQGIKVARRTIAKYRESLAIPPSNQRKSLI; from the coding sequence ATGAGGCAATCATTACAGCTGCGCATGGGGCAGCAACTTACAATGACTCCACAACTGCAACAAGCCATTCGCTTGCTGCAGCTTAGTACATTGGATCTGCAACAAGAAATACAAAAAGCATTAGACAGCAATCCATTGTTGGAAGTGGAAGAAGGTGATAATACTGACGGCGAAAACACTGACCAACACAGTCAAGAAAAGAGCAGTGCTGACGACAATCAAGATTCAAGCGATGAAGTGCAGGTTAGTGACTATGAGATAGACTCAGATACAGCCATGAGCAAAGACACGGTGAGCGATGACCTCGCCATGGATGTCACTTGGGACGAGTATATGAGTGCAGCGCCCGCTGCAAGCTCAGGCCCACTTCCCGATGACGATAATGTTTATCAAGGGGAAACCTCTGAATCTCTCCACGACTATCTCATGTGGCAACTTGAGCTGACACCATTTAGTCCAACAGATAGAGCGATTGCGATTGCGATTATTGAAGCGGTCGACCTGTCAGGCATTTTAACACTGTCTTGCGAAGACATTTTAGAAAGCATTAATGATGAGAGTAGCGAAGAGCCTGTTGAGCTGGATGAAGTCGAAGCCGTGCTCAAACGTATTCAGCTTTTCGATCCTGTCGGTATCGCAGCGCGTAGTTTACAAGAATGCTTGTGTATTCAGCTAAATCAATTCGCCCCAGATACGCCATGGATTGCCGAAACGAAAATGATCCTGACAGAGCATATCGACTTGCTTGCCAGCCGTGACTATCGAACTTTGGCTAAGAAAACACGCCTTAAAGAAGCCGATCTCAAAGAGGTCATGACGTTAATTCATAGTCTTAACCCAAAACCAGCGGCAAGCATTATTCATGAAGAGCCTGAATATGTGATCCCTGACGTATCGGTGAAAAAAGTAAAAGGTCGTTGGGTCGTAGAGCTAAATCCTGATGCTATGCCTAAAATAAGAGTAAACGACCATTATGCTGCGATGTCTAGAACAGCGAAATCCAGTACAGATAGTCAGTTTATTCGCTCACATTTACAAGAAGCGAAGTGGTTTATTAAAAGCTTAGAAAGCCGAAATGATACTTTATTAAAAGTTACCAATTGCATTGTGCAACAACAACAGGCATTCTTTGAATATGGCCCCGAAGCAATGCGCCCTATGGTGCTAAATGATGTTGCTGAAATGGTTGAGATGCATGAGTCCACAATTTCCCGTGTGACAACACAAAAATACATGCATACACCTCGGGGAATATTTGAGCTGAAGTACTTCTTCTCTAGCCATGTAAGTACAGAAAATGGAGGTGAGTGCTCTTCTACAGCAATTAGAGCACTTATCAAAAAGCTGATAGCTGCAGAAAATACCGCGAAACCATTGAGTGACAGCAAAATTGCAGATATCTTAGCTGAGCAAGGAATTAAGGTAGCGAGACGTACGATTGCAAAATATCGTGAATCCCTAGCCATTCCACCGTCAAATCAGCGTAAAAGCTTGATATAA
- the hpf gene encoding ribosome hibernation promoting factor, protein MQLNLTGRHVEITDSLRDYVTNKFAKLERHFDHINNVHVILDVEKLVQKAEATLHVNGGELFASTEHQDMYAAIDGLIDKLDRQVIKHKEKLTRH, encoded by the coding sequence ATGCAACTAAATCTAACTGGTCGCCATGTAGAAATTACTGACTCATTAAGAGACTATGTCACCAACAAGTTTGCGAAGCTAGAAAGGCACTTTGATCATATCAATAACGTGCATGTGATCCTTGATGTCGAGAAGCTAGTACAAAAAGCAGAAGCAACATTACACGTAAACGGCGGCGAGCTATTTGCATCAACAGAGCATCAAGATATGTATGCCGCAATTGATGGCCTTATCGACAAGCTAGATCGTCAAGTTATTAAACACAAAGAGAAGCTCACTCGACACTAA
- the ptsN gene encoding PTS IIA-like nitrogen regulatory protein PtsN, translated as MKLSELVNKDCSKAAVLFNSKKRILEYISELAHSQIPNTSQHAILDALMAREKLGSTGIGKGIAIPHGRLEGLDKILAMVLVSEQGIQFEAIDKQPVDIFVAFIVPEGDNQQHLKTLAAIADTLKDKSFCKMLRQAKSDNELYAVIQGELDE; from the coding sequence ATGAAATTAAGTGAATTGGTGAACAAGGACTGCAGTAAAGCTGCGGTCCTTTTTAATAGCAAAAAACGTATTTTAGAATACATCAGCGAACTGGCTCATAGCCAAATTCCAAATACTAGTCAGCATGCTATCTTAGACGCTTTAATGGCCCGAGAGAAATTAGGCAGCACAGGGATCGGTAAAGGTATTGCCATTCCTCATGGTCGACTTGAAGGTTTGGATAAAATCCTTGCAATGGTGCTTGTTAGCGAGCAAGGGATCCAGTTTGAAGCCATAGATAAGCAGCCTGTCGATATTTTTGTCGCGTTCATCGTACCCGAAGGTGATAATCAACAGCACCTGAAGACCTTAGCGGCGATTGCTGATACACTCAAAGACAAGTCTTTTTGCAAAATGCTTAGGCAAGCAAAAAGTGATAACGAGTTATATGCAGTGATCCAAGGTGAACTTGATGAGTGA
- the rapZ gene encoding RNase adapter RapZ, whose amino-acid sequence MSDEEKGLELIIISGRSGSGKSVALRVLEDLGYYCVDNIPVNLLPSLVRSVSDNYNKIAVSIDVRNLPKEQDEFNDILEYLPGFAKPTLFYLDSDDQTLIKRFSETRRLHPLSLHNLPLDVAIKKERELLDVLITRADFLIDTAGLSVHQLAEDIREKILGKKDKQLIITFESFGFKHGIPKQADYVFDARFLPNPHWEPELKPLTGLDQPVKDYLSSHSIVQKFTWQIQTFVQTWLPHLERNNRSYLTIAIGCTGGQHRSVYLAQTIGERFAKTHPNVKIRHREQEG is encoded by the coding sequence ATGAGTGATGAAGAAAAAGGACTCGAGCTTATCATTATCAGTGGCCGCTCAGGCTCTGGTAAATCTGTAGCGCTTCGAGTATTGGAAGACTTAGGCTACTATTGTGTAGATAACATTCCAGTCAATTTACTGCCGTCTTTAGTCCGCAGCGTTTCCGACAATTATAATAAAATTGCAGTCAGTATTGATGTTAGAAACTTGCCTAAAGAACAGGACGAGTTTAATGACATTCTTGAATACTTGCCTGGTTTCGCCAAACCTACCCTGTTTTATTTAGACAGTGACGATCAAACCCTGATAAAACGCTTCTCAGAAACACGCCGTTTGCACCCTCTTTCACTACATAATCTTCCATTAGATGTTGCGATAAAGAAAGAACGGGAATTGTTAGACGTGTTGATCACACGCGCTGATTTTCTCATTGATACTGCAGGCCTGAGCGTTCATCAACTTGCGGAAGATATCCGCGAAAAAATCTTAGGTAAGAAAGACAAACAACTCATTATTACCTTTGAATCTTTCGGCTTTAAACACGGCATCCCAAAACAAGCGGATTACGTTTTTGATGCGCGCTTTTTGCCCAACCCACATTGGGAGCCTGAGCTTAAGCCGCTAACTGGCCTAGATCAGCCAGTCAAAGACTATTTGTCGAGTCACAGCATCGTGCAAAAGTTTACTTGGCAGATCCAAACCTTTGTACAAACTTGGTTACCACACTTAGAGCGTAATAATCGCAGTTATCTAACGATCGCAATAGGATGTACTGGTGGACAACATCGCTCGGTATACTTAGCGCAAACCATTGGCGAGCGATTTGCAAAAACCCATCCCAACGTCAAAATTCGCCACCGTGAGCAAGAGGGTTAA
- a CDS encoding HPr family phosphocarrier protein has protein sequence MLEDTFLIQNKLGLHARAATVLAQLATQFDAEVTLYQGDKSAAADSVLALLLLESSQGKEVRVVCEGPDAQYALDAIGGLIENKFNESE, from the coding sequence ATGTTAGAAGATACGTTTTTAATCCAGAACAAGCTCGGCCTGCACGCTCGAGCAGCGACGGTTCTTGCGCAATTAGCGACCCAATTTGATGCCGAAGTGACCTTATATCAAGGAGACAAAAGTGCTGCTGCTGACAGCGTACTAGCGCTGTTGTTACTTGAAAGCAGCCAAGGAAAAGAAGTACGAGTGGTTTGTGAAGGTCCCGATGCTCAGTATGCACTAGACGCCATTGGTGGACTAATAGAAAATAAATTTAATGAATCCGAGTAA
- the mgtE gene encoding magnesium transporter: protein MPEVFEQDYTLEQLQKVTKALNSGQFVQVRRMLAETAPCDTALLLESSPHKVRSMLWQLVDPDIQGDVLEELSEDVRLGIIAQMEPELIAAATEDMDDDDLGDVLRSLPDTVYQDVIGAMDSQDRERATQALSYKEHSAGALMSTDTVTIRPDVTLEVVFRYLRLKGELPDGTDELYVVDKDNCFLGTLPVNTLLTKSPDSMVRDLMDEDKETIPISMDESEVAQLFERHNWISAPVVDDNAHLLGRVTIDDVVDVIREDAEHSLLSMAGLEDEEDTFAPVLKSSQRRSIWLGINLLTALMAAFVASFFEGTLDILPILAVLNGIVPSMGGVAGSQTLTLVIRGIALGHINQTNQKFLMGKELAIGALNGVLWSVLIAGVIAIWQWDFTLGAVIAFAMFMNLVAAGIAGASIPIMLKKMNIDPALAGSVVLTTVTDIVGIFAFLGTATWLLV from the coding sequence ATGCCTGAAGTATTTGAACAAGACTACACACTGGAACAACTCCAAAAGGTAACCAAAGCCTTAAACAGTGGTCAGTTTGTTCAAGTTAGGCGTATGCTCGCAGAAACAGCTCCTTGTGATACAGCACTGCTTTTAGAATCATCTCCTCATAAAGTTCGCTCTATGCTGTGGCAGCTCGTTGACCCAGATATCCAAGGGGATGTTTTAGAGGAACTGTCAGAGGACGTAAGACTTGGGATCATCGCCCAGATGGAGCCGGAGCTAATTGCTGCCGCTACAGAAGACATGGACGACGATGACCTTGGTGATGTCCTGAGAAGCCTGCCTGATACCGTCTACCAAGATGTTATTGGTGCGATGGATAGCCAAGATAGAGAACGTGCGACACAAGCATTGTCCTACAAGGAGCACTCGGCCGGTGCGCTAATGAGCACCGACACGGTCACTATTCGACCCGATGTTACCTTAGAAGTTGTATTTAGATATCTACGTCTTAAAGGCGAATTGCCAGACGGTACGGACGAGTTGTATGTAGTTGATAAAGACAACTGCTTTTTAGGTACGCTGCCAGTCAATACCTTATTAACTAAGTCTCCTGACAGTATGGTTCGAGACTTGATGGATGAAGATAAGGAAACGATCCCTATCTCCATGGATGAATCTGAAGTGGCGCAGCTTTTTGAGCGTCATAACTGGATCTCAGCTCCTGTAGTTGACGATAACGCCCATTTGCTTGGTCGTGTCACCATTGATGACGTTGTTGACGTCATCCGTGAAGATGCTGAGCACAGCTTGTTAAGTATGGCAGGTCTTGAAGATGAAGAAGACACCTTTGCGCCAGTTCTAAAAAGTAGCCAGCGCCGCTCTATTTGGCTTGGGATTAACCTGTTAACCGCCTTAATGGCAGCGTTTGTTGCAAGCTTCTTCGAAGGTACTCTGGATATTTTACCTATTCTCGCGGTGTTAAATGGCATAGTACCAAGTATGGGTGGCGTTGCCGGTAGCCAAACGCTAACCTTAGTGATCCGTGGTATTGCCCTTGGTCATATTAACCAGACTAACCAAAAGTTTTTAATGGGTAAAGAGCTGGCGATAGGTGCCTTAAATGGCGTGCTGTGGTCTGTCTTGATCGCAGGGGTTATTGCTATATGGCAGTGGGATTTTACACTCGGTGCTGTAATTGCCTTCGCGATGTTTATGAACTTAGTCGCTGCAGGTATCGCGGGAGCCAGTATTCCAATTATGTTAAAGAAAATGAATATCGATCCAGCGCTAGCTGGTAGTGTGGTACTAACAACGGTTACTGATATTGTCGGGATCTTTGCATTCCTTGGCACCGCCACTTGGTTATTAGTGTAG
- the pmbA gene encoding metalloprotease PmbA: MTQPQQHPIYNQIDDVKNAVADVLAHAKKLGATSAEAAMSSTSGLSVSTRMGEVETIEFNQDGGLGISVYVGNHKGSASTADLSPEALRSVVEKAIDIARFTSDDPCNGVADKALLEMSPTDLDLFHPWQVSPDEAIEQCIAAEKAALEFDPRIVNSDGASLSSHQGIRVYGNSHGLIAGFPRTRHSLSTMVIGKEGEQMQRDSAYTLSRVHSELKSPEEVGLEAAQSTLAKLGSRKVSTRKVPVIFRADIANSLFGHLVSGIGGGALYRKSSFLLDSLDTQIFNRCVNIEEKPHLLRGLASSPFDSEGVKTIDREIITDGVLNTYLLASYAARRMNMQATGHAGGIHNWLVKPTHDDLTSLLASMGTGLLVTELMGQGVNTVTGDYSRGAAGFWVENGELQYPVSEITIAGNLKDMFMGIEGIGGDIECRGAVQTGSILLNTMQIAGE, translated from the coding sequence ATGACTCAACCTCAACAACACCCAATATATAATCAAATTGATGATGTGAAAAATGCAGTTGCCGATGTGTTAGCGCATGCTAAAAAACTAGGTGCAACTTCGGCAGAAGCGGCGATGTCTAGCACCTCTGGTCTGTCTGTAAGTACACGAATGGGAGAGGTTGAAACCATTGAGTTTAATCAAGACGGTGGTCTTGGTATCAGCGTTTATGTGGGTAACCATAAAGGCTCAGCATCAACAGCGGATCTGAGTCCTGAAGCTCTGCGCTCTGTGGTTGAAAAAGCCATAGATATCGCTCGATTTACCTCGGATGATCCCTGTAATGGTGTGGCGGATAAAGCCTTGCTAGAGATGTCACCAACAGATTTAGATCTTTTCCATCCTTGGCAAGTTTCTCCCGATGAAGCCATTGAGCAATGTATAGCTGCTGAAAAAGCAGCGTTAGAATTCGATCCTCGAATCGTGAATTCTGATGGCGCGAGCTTATCGAGCCACCAAGGGATCCGTGTATATGGCAATAGCCATGGCTTAATTGCAGGGTTCCCACGTACCAGACACAGCCTGAGTACTATGGTGATTGGTAAAGAAGGTGAGCAAATGCAACGGGACTCTGCATATACGTTATCTCGCGTGCACTCGGAGCTAAAATCCCCCGAAGAAGTTGGTTTAGAAGCGGCGCAATCAACGCTGGCAAAATTAGGCAGTCGTAAGGTATCAACGCGTAAAGTGCCAGTTATCTTTCGAGCGGATATTGCTAACAGCTTATTTGGACACTTAGTATCAGGTATCGGTGGTGGCGCGCTATATCGCAAGTCTAGCTTCTTATTGGATTCTTTAGACACACAGATTTTTAATCGCTGCGTAAACATTGAAGAGAAGCCACATTTACTAAGAGGACTTGCTTCTAGTCCTTTTGATAGTGAAGGTGTAAAAACCATCGACCGAGAAATTATCACAGATGGCGTGCTTAATACTTATTTATTGGCAAGCTATGCCGCACGTAGAATGAATATGCAAGCGACAGGTCACGCAGGTGGGATCCATAACTGGTTAGTAAAACCAACACACGACGATTTAACCAGCCTACTTGCGTCGATGGGCACTGGCTTGTTAGTCACTGAACTAATGGGACAAGGTGTTAATACGGTAACTGGTGATTACTCAAGGGGCGCTGCTGGTTTTTGGGTTGAAAATGGAGAACTTCAATATCCTGTAAGTGAAATTACGATTGCTGGTAATTTAAAAGATATGTTTATGGGGATTGAAGGGATTGGCGGTGATATTGAATGTCGAGGCGCAGTACAAACCGGCTCAATATTACTCAATACGATGCAAATAGCGGGCGAATAA
- the yjgA gene encoding ribosome biogenesis factor YjgA translates to MAKHEQTTEEEIIYVSKSELKREALELHELGCEIAGLAKKQREKLPLTDELKEAMTVADRIRAKTDAYRRHMNYIAKTLRSTPNVEEIQAAMDLMLNKNNKADVLLNKIELIRDEVIAKGDSKINELLDKYPELERQKMRQMARQASKEVKAEKPGKAYKELFQYLKEAIMP, encoded by the coding sequence ATGGCTAAACACGAGCAAACGACCGAAGAAGAGATTATTTACGTTTCAAAAAGCGAGCTTAAGCGCGAGGCGCTAGAGTTGCATGAACTAGGCTGTGAAATTGCAGGGCTTGCCAAGAAGCAGCGTGAGAAGTTACCTCTAACGGACGAGCTTAAAGAGGCCATGACTGTTGCGGATAGGATACGTGCTAAAACAGATGCTTACCGTCGTCATATGAACTATATTGCGAAGACATTGCGTAGTACTCCAAATGTCGAAGAGATTCAGGCTGCGATGGATTTGATGCTAAATAAGAACAATAAAGCAGACGTATTGCTGAACAAGATTGAGCTTATTCGCGATGAAGTGATTGCCAAAGGAGATAGCAAGATTAATGAGCTATTGGATAAGTATCCTGAACTTGAGCGTCAAAAAATGCGCCAGATGGCGCGCCAAGCAAGTAAAGAAGTAAAAGCTGAGAAGCCAGGCAAAGCCTACAAAGAGCTGTTTCAGTATTTAAAAGAAGCAATTATGCCGTAA
- the tldD gene encoding metalloprotease TldD → MSNVEQNLLTNSQLTREQLSQTLEYIHQHKVNYADLYFQSSYHETWVLEDGIVKDGSYNIERGVGVRAVSGEKTGFSYSDAINIEALTKAAEAARSIAQAGESSKVQVFSDVKAPIQFQPAQPITSMSDADKVALLREIEQCIRDLAPEAQQVVSSLSAVYEEVLIAASDGTFATDIRPLIRLNCSVLLEKNGRRERGSAGGGARLDYGYFKELVDGAPRWVQFAKEAVRQARVNLDAIDAPAGAMPVVLGSGWPGVLLHEAVGHGLEGDFNRKGASAFSGKIGEQVASSLCTVVDDGTIADRRGSLNVDDEGTPAAYNVLIENGILKGYMQDKQNASLMGVAPTGNARRESYAHLPMPRMTNTYMLAGEHSQEEIIRSVDKGIFASNFGGGQVDITSGKFVFSASEAYLIENGKITQPIKGATLIGNGPEVMKKVSMVGNDLALDRGVGVCGKDGQSVPVGVGQPSLKIDEITVGGTA, encoded by the coding sequence ATGAGTAATGTAGAGCAGAATTTACTGACCAATAGCCAGCTGACACGTGAGCAATTATCACAAACTCTCGAGTATATTCATCAGCACAAAGTAAATTATGCCGATCTGTACTTTCAATCAAGCTACCATGAAACTTGGGTGCTGGAAGACGGCATAGTCAAAGACGGCAGCTACAACATCGAACGTGGTGTTGGTGTACGTGCAGTGAGTGGTGAGAAGACAGGCTTTAGTTATTCTGATGCCATCAATATTGAAGCCTTAACCAAAGCTGCAGAAGCTGCGCGTAGCATCGCGCAAGCTGGCGAAAGCAGTAAAGTCCAAGTATTTAGCGATGTAAAAGCACCCATTCAATTTCAACCAGCACAGCCAATTACCAGCATGAGTGATGCGGATAAAGTGGCTTTACTTAGAGAGATTGAACAGTGTATTCGCGATTTAGCGCCTGAGGCGCAGCAAGTGGTCAGTTCGCTGTCTGCGGTATATGAAGAAGTGTTAATTGCCGCAAGCGACGGCACATTTGCAACCGACATTCGCCCGCTAATACGTTTAAATTGCTCGGTACTACTTGAGAAAAATGGTCGCAGAGAGCGTGGCAGTGCCGGTGGGGGGGCGCGTTTAGATTATGGTTACTTTAAAGAGTTAGTAGACGGTGCACCGAGATGGGTGCAGTTTGCCAAAGAAGCTGTACGCCAAGCACGCGTGAATCTTGACGCCATTGATGCTCCGGCAGGTGCGATGCCTGTGGTGCTTGGTTCTGGTTGGCCGGGGGTTTTGTTACACGAAGCTGTTGGACATGGCCTAGAAGGTGATTTTAATCGTAAAGGAGCCTCTGCATTCAGTGGCAAAATAGGTGAACAAGTCGCTTCGAGTCTTTGTACTGTGGTGGATGATGGCACGATAGCCGACCGTCGCGGCTCTTTGAATGTGGACGATGAAGGTACGCCAGCGGCATACAATGTACTGATTGAAAACGGTATTTTGAAAGGCTATATGCAAGACAAGCAAAACGCAAGCTTAATGGGCGTGGCGCCTACAGGTAATGCGCGTCGTGAGTCTTATGCCCATTTACCGATGCCGAGAATGACAAATACCTACATGCTTGCGGGTGAGCACAGTCAAGAAGAGATCATTCGTAGTGTAGATAAAGGCATTTTTGCTAGTAACTTTGGCGGTGGTCAAGTGGATATTACCTCCGGCAAATTTGTATTCTCAGCGTCTGAAGCCTACTTAATAGAAAATGGTAAGATAACCCAACCAATTAAAGGCGCAACGCTGATTGGCAATGGTCCAGAGGTGATGAAAAAGGTCTCTATGGTAGGCAATGACCTTGCACTTGATAGAGGCGTTGGAGTATGTGGTAAAGATGGTCAAAGCGTCCCTGTGGGAGTCGGCCAACCGAGTTTGAAGATTGACGAAATTACTGTCGGTGGTACAGCGTAA
- a CDS encoding carbon-nitrogen hydrolase family protein has product MAKVIALPMCSAKAPQTNIDYLKSQLVKLVVEEPTLVCLPETWLAFCDNAQQAWEYAQHNEALLQELSALCQQHNIWLAAGTIAIPSQSDKYLAASYLFNSSGEIVARYNKIHLFDADVSDKTKQYRESERTEPGKDVVVVDSPFGRIGLSVCYDLRFPGLFQMMRVKGAELFLVPSAFTCATGKAHWQPLLQARAIENQCYVVAAAQVGCHENGRETYGHSLIVSPWGEVLIDSGASLEPISQQLDSAFLDSIRQKMPVADHNRFKSEFL; this is encoded by the coding sequence ATGGCTAAGGTGATTGCATTGCCAATGTGCTCGGCTAAAGCACCCCAAACAAATATAGATTACCTTAAAAGTCAGCTGGTTAAGTTAGTGGTGGAAGAGCCAACCTTAGTTTGTTTACCTGAAACTTGGCTGGCGTTTTGCGACAATGCGCAACAGGCTTGGGAATACGCGCAGCATAACGAAGCACTGCTCCAAGAGCTCTCAGCGCTTTGTCAACAACATAACATTTGGTTGGCGGCAGGTACCATCGCGATACCAAGCCAGAGCGATAAATATCTGGCTGCGAGTTACTTATTTAACTCGAGTGGTGAAATCGTAGCACGCTATAATAAGATCCATCTGTTTGACGCCGATGTGAGTGACAAAACTAAACAATACCGAGAATCTGAGCGAACAGAGCCTGGGAAGGATGTCGTGGTAGTGGATAGTCCATTTGGCAGAATTGGATTAAGCGTGTGCTATGATCTGCGCTTTCCCGGTTTGTTCCAAATGATGAGAGTGAAGGGAGCTGAGCTATTTTTAGTCCCGAGTGCTTTTACCTGTGCAACGGGCAAGGCACACTGGCAGCCATTATTACAGGCGAGGGCGATAGAAAACCAATGCTATGTTGTTGCAGCCGCGCAAGTAGGTTGTCATGAAAATGGCCGAGAAACCTATGGGCACAGTTTAATTGTATCGCCTTGGGGTGAAGTCTTAATTGACTCTGGTGCGAGTTTAGAACCCATTTCACAGCAGCTAGATAGCGCGTTTCTTGATTCGATCCGGCAAAAAATGCCGGTTGCGGATCATAACCGATTTAAAAGTGAGTTTTTATGA